From the Streptomyces sp. NBC_00654 genome, the window GGCGGGGCACGCTGCCCAGCACCGGTGCCATCCTGCGGTCCGTCCCCAGCTACCTCAGCCGGTCCTACCACCCCTCCCAGGAGGGCAGCACGGCCCAGGCCGTCGACTATCTCGCCACATCGCCCGCGGCCCTGGCCGCCGAGGCCCGTACGACGGGAACCCGCTGAACCATGGCCCTGCCCCGTCCGCGTACCGTCGCCCTGGTCGCCGGCGCCGCCCTGCTCGCCCGGCGGGCCATGCGCCGGCGCATCGCGAAGTCGCCGCTGTGGCCCATGCCCGCTCTGGCCGAACCCACATCGGGCCAGTCCGGTCGGCGCTCCACCACCACCCGGCGGCTGCTGATCACCGAACGCACCCCGGTCGCCGACGGGGTGCTCCAGCTCCGGCTGGAGGGTGCCGGGCTGCCGCCCTGGGAGCCCGGCGCCCATCTGGACCTGCTGCTGCCGTCCGGACTGGTACGGCAGTACTCCCTCTGCGGCGACCCCGCCGACCCCGGGGCGTACACCGTGGCGACCCGGCTGGCCGAGGACGGCCGGGGCGGGTCCCGCGAGGTGCACACCCGGCTCCACGAGGGCGAGGAGGTCGAGGTCCGGGGTCCCCGCAACCGTTTCCCGCTGGCCGACGCCCCCGCGTACGTGTTCGTCGCGGGCGGCATCGGGATCACCCCGATCCTGCCCATGCTGCGTGCCGTCGCCGCCTCCGGTGCCCCCTGGCGACTGCTGTACGGGGGCCGTTCGCGGGCCTCGATGCCGTTCCTGGCCGAGATCGAACGGCTCGGCGCGGACGGCGGCCGGGTGAGCGTCGTCGCGCAGGACGAGGCGGGCCACCCGGACGCCGCCGCGTTCCTGGCGGACGCGGCACCCGGCACGGCGGTCCACTGCTGCGGCCCCGAACCCCTGATGGACGCGGTCGCCGCCGCGCTCCCGGACGGCTGCACCCTGCACCTGGAGCGCTTCGCCCCGGCGGCGTCCGGCACGGCGGGCACCGGCTCCTTCGAGGTGGAGCTGCGCCGCTCGGGCCGTACGGTGAAGGTCGAGGCCGGACAGTCCGTGCTCGCCGCCGTGCGCGAGGAGCTGCCCCATGTCCCGTACTCCTGCGAGCAGGGCTTCTGCGGGACCTGCCGGCAGCGGGTCCTGGAGGGGGGGATCGACCACCGCGACGAGCTGCTCACGGACGGGGAGCGGGAGGACTCGATGCTGATCTGTGTCTCGCGCTGCCGCGGCGAACGGCTGGTGCTGGACCTCTGAAGGCTGCCGCGAAGTCCCTCCCGGCCAGGTCCGGGAGGGACCCCCGCGATCTCTGCGACCGGCCACGGATAGGCTGTTGGCATGACGACCGGGGTACGGCGCAGGATGGGCGTCGAGGAGCGCAGGCAGCAGTTGATCGGTGTCGCGCTGGAGCTGTTCAGCCACCGCTCCCCCGACAAGGTGTCGATCGACGAGATTGCCGCCGCCGCGGGCATCTCGCGACCGCTGGTGTACCACTACTTCCCCGGCAAGCAGAGCCTGTACGAGGCGGCGCTGCGGCGGGCGGCGGACGAGCTGTCGGCCCGCTTCCTGGAACCGCTCGAAGGCCCCCTGGGGGCACGGCTGTTGAGGGTCATGGGCCGGTTCTTCGACTTCGTCGACGAGCACGGTCCGGGCTTCTGGGCCCTGATGCGTGGCGGGCCCGCGGTCGGCTCCTCGACGGCGAACGCCATGATCGACGGGGTGCGGCAGGCGGCGTACGAGCAGATCATCACCCACCTCGGGGTGGAAGTGCCGCCCGCCCGGCTGGAGTTGGTCGTCCGGTCCTGGGTGTCGCTGGCCGAGTCGACGGCGCTGATCTGGCTGGACGGCCGGCGGGTGCCGCGCGCGGAGCTGGAGCGGCAGCTGGTGCACGACTTCGCGGCGCTGGCCGCCGTCAGCGCCGCGTACGACCGGGAGATGGCGGGCATCGTCCTGCGGGTCTTCTCCCAGGAGCCGGCGGACAGCCCGTTCGCGGAGCTGCTGACGCGGCTCGCCGCCCTGGCGCCCGCCGTGCCGCCCGTCCCCCCGCAGCGACAGCCCTGAGGACCGGCCGACGGTCCCCGGGCTTCCCCGGACTCCCCCGGACTCCCCGGCGTCAGCCCTTGCGGTACGAGGGGTCCAGGTCGCGCGTCTCCGCCGAGACATGCAGGTCCTGTCCCCCGGCGGGCTTCACATAGCCGTGCAGCAGGTCGAGCACAGAATCGGCCAGCCGGCCCTTGAGCTCCGGACTGCGGCCCGCCAGCATCGCGATGGCGATGTGCACGATCACATCGCCGGTGGGGGCGTCGCCCACCACGGACTCCTCGACCCGGCGGAATCTGGTCTTGCAGTTGGGTACTTCCGTGCTGACCGTCTCCGCGATCAGCGGATGCAGGGCGAGGGCGAAGCCGCGTCGGTCGAAGGCGTCGTCGAGCCCGGCGGAGTAGTCGACGGTGATCTGCGGCATCAAGCGCTCCTGAGTGCGGTGGGTGAGTGCGGTACGGGGCGTACGAAGGCCGGGTCCGTCCGGCGTACCGGCCCCGCCGCCCGACCCCACCCTGGCGTGATCGCCGGACCGGCACAAGTGGCGCCCGGCCGTCAGTCGGGCTCGCTCCGCAGAGCCGCCGCGAGCCCCACCTCCGCGTTGTCCGCCTGCCCCCGTTCGAAGGCGCGCTGGTAGGCGGCGTCGCCGACGGCGGCCCGCGCCTGCCGTTCGCAGGCCTCGCGGACCGGGCCGAGCTCCGGGGTGCCGCGCTGCGGGTGGCCGACCATCCGCCAGTACGCCTGCCCGGTGCCGTACACCCTGGCCGCGCGGGCGCCCGCGCCCTGGGCGGCGATCGCGGCGGCGAGGATGTCCAGCCCCAGGGCGATGCCGAAGCTGTCGCGGAGCCGGTGCTTGCCCACGAGCATCGACCGGGCGTGCGCGGCGGACTCCTGCGGGCGGTCCTGGAACAGGGCGATCAGGGCGAGCTGGTAGTCGACATAGGACCGGGTCCAGTACTCGTCGCGCGCCACGCAGGCGGCCCGCAGGAACGCGGCGGCCTCCGAGGCCTCGTCGAGCCTGCCCGTCGCGGTCAGGGCGAACAGGGCGACGAGGTGGCAGCGCAGCCGGTAGGCCGATTCCACGGGGGACGCGGAGGTGTCCCGGAGCACCTCCGCGACCGCGTCGAGGGCCGCCCCGGGCCGCCCGGTCATGAGGTGGGTGAGGCCGGACAGATAGCCGGCGCTGAGGACACCCTCGTCGTCGGCATCCGCCGCGGCCACGGCGGCGCAGCGGGCGCCGAGCCGCTCGGCGGTCATGAAGTCGCCCTGGAGCAGGGCCGCGACCCCGTGCACCCACTGGAGCCTCGTCCGGTCGGGTCCGCCCGCCGGAGCCGCCTCCAGGGCCCGCCGGGCGTAACCGCGGGCCTCGGACAGATGCCCGCAGCAGGTCCAGAAGAAGCCGACCCGGCCCGTCATCTCCTGGGCCGCCGGGACATCGTGGGCCAGCAGGTGGTCGAGCGCGGCGCACAGGTCCATATGGGCGTCGGCGATCCGGTGGTACCAGGAGACCTGCTCGCGGCCGGTCCAGCCGGCGTGGGCGCTGCGGGTGAGAGCGAGGAAGCAGGCGGCGTGCCGGTCGGCGGCGGCCCGTTCCTCGCCGAGTTCGGCGAGCCACATCCGGCCGTACTCGCGCAGGGTGTCGAGCATCCGGTGCCGGTCCCCGTCCCGCTTCACGACGGACTTGGCGACCAGGCCCCGCAGCGCCTCGCCGACGCCGTCCGGGGTGAGCGGGCCCGCCGCGCAGACCTCCCGGGCGGTGTCCTCGTCGAAGTCCGTGCGCAGGGGGGTCAGCCGGGCCCACAGGAGGCGCTCCAGCGGGGTGCAGAGTTCATGGCTCCAGCCGATGGTGGTGCGCAGGGCACGGTGGCGACGCGGCGAGAACGAGTCGTCGTTGAGGGTGTCCAGGCGGGAGCCGAGCCGCTGGGCGATCTGTTCGACGGAGTGCGCCCGCATGCCCGCGGCGGCCAGTTCGATGGCGAGCGGGATGCCTTCGAGGCGGCGGCAGATCTCGGCGGCGGCCGCCGCCTCGCCCGGTGCGTCCAGCCTGGCTCCGGGGTCGGCGGTGCGCGCCCGTTCCCGGAAGAGGCGTAACGCGTCGGGGGCTCCGTCGACGGGCAGCGGCGGGACCTCCAGCACGTGTTCGCCCCGGGTACCCAGCGGCTGCCTGCTGGTGACGAGGACGGTGAGGCCGGGCGACGTGGTGAGGATCTCCCCCAGCAGATGGCCGCACGAGGTGCGCAGGTGCTCGCAGGAGTCGAGGACGAGCAGCAGCCGCTTGTCGATGAGCCATTCGCACAGGGCGTCGACGGGCATCCGCAGGGTGTGGTCGGCGAACCCGACGGCGTCGGAGACGGTGGGGATCAGCGGCCCCGCGTCGTAGAGCGGGGACAGATCGGCCCACCAGGCTCCGTCGGGGTGGCGCTCCGCCGCGAGCCGGGCGCCCCGGAGGGCGAGCCGGGTCTTGCCGACGCCGCCGGGGCCGATGAGTGTGGTCAGCCGCCCGGTGGCCAGCGCGCGTTCCAGCCGGGCCAGTTCGGCCTGCCGTCCGACGAAGCTGGTCGTCTCCTCGGGAAGGTTTCCCACCATGGTCGATCATCACCGTCCGGCGCGCTGGAGCAGGGGTCCGCCGGTGAGGCAGCGGACGCCCGGCAGCGCCGCCC encodes:
- a CDS encoding PDR/VanB family oxidoreductase; the encoded protein is MALPRPRTVALVAGAALLARRAMRRRIAKSPLWPMPALAEPTSGQSGRRSTTTRRLLITERTPVADGVLQLRLEGAGLPPWEPGAHLDLLLPSGLVRQYSLCGDPADPGAYTVATRLAEDGRGGSREVHTRLHEGEEVEVRGPRNRFPLADAPAYVFVAGGIGITPILPMLRAVAASGAPWRLLYGGRSRASMPFLAEIERLGADGGRVSVVAQDEAGHPDAAAFLADAAPGTAVHCCGPEPLMDAVAAALPDGCTLHLERFAPAASGTAGTGSFEVELRRSGRTVKVEAGQSVLAAVREELPHVPYSCEQGFCGTCRQRVLEGGIDHRDELLTDGEREDSMLICVSRCRGERLVLDL
- a CDS encoding TetR/AcrR family transcriptional regulator encodes the protein MTTGVRRRMGVEERRQQLIGVALELFSHRSPDKVSIDEIAAAAGISRPLVYHYFPGKQSLYEAALRRAADELSARFLEPLEGPLGARLLRVMGRFFDFVDEHGPGFWALMRGGPAVGSSTANAMIDGVRQAAYEQIITHLGVEVPPARLELVVRSWVSLAESTALIWLDGRRVPRAELERQLVHDFAALAAVSAAYDREMAGIVLRVFSQEPADSPFAELLTRLAALAPAVPPVPPQRQP
- a CDS encoding 5-carboxymethyl-2-hydroxymuconate Delta-isomerase; protein product: MPQITVDYSAGLDDAFDRRGFALALHPLIAETVSTEVPNCKTRFRRVEESVVGDAPTGDVIVHIAIAMLAGRSPELKGRLADSVLDLLHGYVKPAGGQDLHVSAETRDLDPSYRKG
- a CDS encoding NB-ARC domain-containing protein; protein product: MVGNLPEETTSFVGRQAELARLERALATGRLTTLIGPGGVGKTRLALRGARLAAERHPDGAWWADLSPLYDAGPLIPTVSDAVGFADHTLRMPVDALCEWLIDKRLLLVLDSCEHLRTSCGHLLGEILTTSPGLTVLVTSRQPLGTRGEHVLEVPPLPVDGAPDALRLFRERARTADPGARLDAPGEAAAAAEICRRLEGIPLAIELAAAGMRAHSVEQIAQRLGSRLDTLNDDSFSPRRHRALRTTIGWSHELCTPLERLLWARLTPLRTDFDEDTAREVCAAGPLTPDGVGEALRGLVAKSVVKRDGDRHRMLDTLREYGRMWLAELGEERAAADRHAACFLALTRSAHAGWTGREQVSWYHRIADAHMDLCAALDHLLAHDVPAAQEMTGRVGFFWTCCGHLSEARGYARRALEAAPAGGPDRTRLQWVHGVAALLQGDFMTAERLGARCAAVAAADADDEGVLSAGYLSGLTHLMTGRPGAALDAVAEVLRDTSASPVESAYRLRCHLVALFALTATGRLDEASEAAAFLRAACVARDEYWTRSYVDYQLALIALFQDRPQESAAHARSMLVGKHRLRDSFGIALGLDILAAAIAAQGAGARAARVYGTGQAYWRMVGHPQRGTPELGPVREACERQARAAVGDAAYQRAFERGQADNAEVGLAAALRSEPD